Sequence from the Equus caballus isolate H_3958 breed thoroughbred chromosome 6, TB-T2T, whole genome shotgun sequence genome:
GCATAAATGGAGGAACAGCACACAGTCCGTTGTGGagggaatattacgcagccatgaaaaggaaggagatttttTTTGACATGGGctccttttcatggctgcataatattccactgcacaGATGGACCGTATTTTGCCCATTCGTTTTTggtctcatttattcctcctgCAAACAGCAGCTAGATCACTGTCCCAGGATGCAGGCATCTGTTTTTGTGCTTTCGGCACCGAGGATGGAGCGTCGGTTTTTGCACGGGGAACGAGACAAGCAAATGTGGGGACCGACTGGGCCCTTTTGATGGTGGTTTTGAGGTTGGGAGGCAATGCTGTCTGGGAGTCGGTTTGTGATGGGTGATTTGGGTCAGTCACGTCCTGCGCTTCTGAAGGACGGTGGTCGGACCTCAGAGGTGGAAGGAGGCAGTGCCCACCATGCCCTGTGACCTCCCCACCACCAGGCTCATCAAAGGGGGAAGCGGCCTCTGACTCAAGACCCGAGTCATCCTTTGAATCAGAGATcagttttttctgaggaagagtggccctgaactcacatccATGCCCGTTTTCCTGCATTTTGCATGCAAGATGCTGCCtcacatggtttgatgagcagaagAGGCTGGAGGGACCCGACCCCATGACCCTTCACCCCAACCAGCTCCGGGTCCCTCCCagagcaccccccgcccccgcctgccTGGGTCAGTGTGCAAATGAGCCTCACCTGCTGCGTGGCCCGTGAGGCCCTTTGATGTGTGGCGGACACCGCGGGACGCTGCCCGGGAAACGACTCAGGAAACGGCAGCCGGCTTAATTGAGGTGAACATGAAAGCCACTGCTGTGTTAATTGGGGCTGCTTGGCCCCCAACCGAGTCAGGACTCACATCTTTCACGCAGCAAGCTGGGCATTAATCACCCCCGGACACCGAGCGCTCGGCCGGGGAGCCCTGGGGGGGGCCGGGTGTCATCGGCCTGGATATAAAGGAATGGGGCGCGAGCCGAGGGCGTCTGCGTATCAGATGCCAGAGGGAAGATGGGGTTTAGGGGAATCATTAGTGGGGGGCAGTTGCCTCCGGTCCCCCCACCCAGGTCGTCGGCCTGCCCTGTCAGGGCTGCCTGGGCCGCTCAGGGGCTGGGAATCAGGCTGAGGGGTGGCCAAGTCTGCAAAGCGGGATTGGATGGGTGAGGCAGAGTGCAGGTCTGGAGAGTTCCAGGTGAAGGGCCGTTCAGGGGCTTGAACCCCAGGGATCCGTCCTACCCCAtcctggagcccagagtctgaggtcaagggttgcagggctgtgctccctccggaggctccacGGGAGGGTCCCTCCGGCCTCTTCCAGTGTCTggggctccagggtccctgggctggtggctgtctccctcccgtctctgcctccgtcctcacggggctgctcctctgcatctgtgtctcctcttctcataaggaccccAGTCCCGTTGCATCAGGACCTCATTTCACCTCCTTAAAGAGCCATCTCCAAATCCTGACATGTGCCAAGGTCCTGTGGTCAGTGCTCCTGCCCTGTTCCAGCCTGCAGTGCCTGGTCCCCTGGGATTGGGAGGAGATGTCCTAGTTAGGTGTCTCAGGGGAGCTGATGAAAATTCATTTCAAGGGCATTGTGGTTTAGAGCGAGTCCCATGAGCAACAGACATTTTCAATATCTCATAGTAGCAATAACTTACTTTGGTTTACCACTTTCAAAGGGGAAATctgcctgtctttcttcctttccccagatATTATCCAGCTTTGTAATGCAAACAATGTCTCCCCTGTTGTTCTCACTGAAGCGCAGGTTACAGTGGAAGGCGACATCATGCCCTCTCTTGAAATCTCAAGCAAGCCTGTTTTAAACCAAAGACCAGAGTTAGTAAAATGATTCAAGCTGTGCATTTGTATCAAGTGAAGAACATGCAATTTTCTAAAGAGCAAATCATTGTATAAATACCTGACaattttctaaacagaaatcACACTGACGGTACACTGGGCCAAGGACTGGATGTAATACATGAGCATCTGACAGGAAGCAAGACAACGTGCTGAGTTTTTTGCCTCGTTGTCTTGGTCACGTCATTCTAGTCAGCTGTCATTCCCCCTTTACCACCTCTACCCATGAAAGGTCTTCAAGGTTTTCTCACAGAGGTTTTCGGGTCACTTTGAGGGCACTTTATGCTTACTTTGCAGAGAATAACGGttacctccttcctgccctgccagCCTGCTTTTAAtcccattaattttaattaatggcAAATAAGAGCTTTCAAATACTCGGCTTCCTCATAGTTAACCAAAAGCCAAGTCCTGACACAGCAAGAGCTAGACAACATCGTTAAAGTTCAGTATTCCGATGCTAAGTTGTAAAGTCGTGACAATAAATGTGGTAAACATTCCATGATGTCAAGTGGAACTAATGAAAGTGctgcttggcttttttttttttattcaaagattttattttttcctttttctccccaaagccccccggtacatagctgtatactcttagccgtgggtccctccagttgtggcatgtgggacactgccccagcgtggctcgatgagcagtgccatgtccgcgcccagaactcgctccaacgaaacactgggccgcatgcAGCGGAGCGCCAGAAcctaacccctcggccacggggccaaccccacgAAAGTGCTGCTTGGCTTTTTGACCCCAGTTCCTGCACTTGGATGTCAAGGCAAACACAAGTCCTGGCTGTCGAATCACTAACTCTTTCCCTCAGTGTCTCAGCGAACCCCATAGAGCACTGACAGAATCAGCATGTGCTCTGGTTTTAAAGCAACGTCTGCACTCTAGACCTTTTAACAATGATTCTCTGTATGTTTTGATTCACCCAGTAATGAACACATACACCACACTGTGTCTTCCAATGATTAAATTCACAGGGAAAAGACCAAGATAGCCAATGGCAATAGAATTTGTATTTGACTGAAAATCCAATGCCTATATTTCCTCTGCAGTGAAAAGCAAGATACTGTCATCTCTACTGccttcagtgttctttttttcttgtaattcctcACATAGAATTTGCAGGACCAAGcaataattttttcagtttagACCACCTTAACCACTTCAACCAGAATTAGTTCTGAGTGGCCGCAGTGTCAGTCTGCACCTCTAGTGTTCCTGGAGCTAAAGTTTCCAGTGCAATAACCCTAAATAAAGCAAAGATATGTATATCAGTGTGGTCCTGCATGAGAGGGGTCGTACAGGGAGGAGAGCAGATATTAAAAAATCATGAGTGCTGTGTGCACAGGGTAAGGTGTGCTGGGTCCTACCTTATGTTGGGAGGAAAGATGGACGAGGACATAGGCAGAGGGTATATATGTTTTGTACTTTGCTGTGAGGCAAGCTTTATTGTGCAGGGAAGAACTGTGCCATCAGAAGCTGTACAGGCTGTGTGGAAGTAGCAGTTGGCTTAGGGTGGTGACCTTCATGCGGAACCAGAGGAAGCTGGCTGGAGGTTGGAGTGAGTGGGCCATTTGGATGTAAAGCGATCAGATCAGAGCTGAGTCTATCTCCTGCTAACAGAGGAGGTGGCTCCCTTTGACTCACCAGGAAAAAGGTGACAGACACTCATGGAGTCTGTTTGCAAATTATTGAATAAACCTGTGTGCACAGCTTGACTTTGTGCCTTTTGTGTCCTGGTCATAAGACCCAGAAACACAGATGAATTAATGGCTGCAGTAGCTTTAGTGGTACCACTGACCTCAGGGACGGGCGTACTGGACAGCTTCAGGATATCCTTAGCCTTCTTGTTTTACACGTAGGTATAACCAGTGGTGATCACCAGGCCCAGGCATCCCAGGGCAGCCATGGATCAGCACGGATTTACCAGTTAGCTCCAATCTTACCCCATCCTAGCTCACCTCAGTCAAACCAGTTCCAATGGCAAAGGttgatttattttgaggaagtcttGTAACTTGAGGgatctgttcaaatcttctaagTATATAGAGTCTGCTCAGAAAACTGGGGTTCTCCATCCTGCCACTTGTCAGCTGTAGACCAGGCTAACACCATAGGAATCTGTGACCCTGCTGTTGCCCCCACTATGAAGATAGAAATGGCAGCTGAGCTCGCAAGGTCCGAGACTGCACTGTGACCTGCACAACTGCGGGGAGGTTTGTACGCACATCAGGACAGAGTGGCATCACTTTCAAGCGCTCAGACCAACTCGGAACAATGTCCAGTGGGGTCTTTTTGTTTTCACACCTTGTTTTTGATGGGCATGTAGACATAATGTGCATGCTTGGTTTTTTACACAATGTATGGCTCAGAGGTGGAGAGACAGCCAGGCGTCACATTACAAAAGCTCCACGTTTCCTTGAGCTCTAAGGCTTTCACTGCCAGGAAACACCAACAGAATGGgtttcctgctcttcctctttgtCCTCAGAAAGTAGGActctgttttattcttgattcttctgGTTTAAGATTCAGTGAGGGAAACGTTGTCCCCGTATTGGGAATACATATTGATTTATAGGATAATCCCGTACTGTGGTATAGCCAAGATTCTAaatgtgtagttttaaaaattctaaaccaaTCAGCAAATACGACAGACTTGCTAATCTTGCTGTTCACCTGTTTGCATTGCACTTCACTGTGCCCAGAATTGTTATCAGCATGCAAGGTGTGACTCCTCCAGGCAAAGGCAGGTCACAAAGCACAGTctgggaataaaaaaatatacatgtgGTAAATATTCCATTTGCACTTTTGGTATCCTCTTAATATGTTGCCTCTATGAATCATTACTGTGTTGTTTTGGTagcaaattttcattatttaaaaaaaaatttaatttatgtttttattttttatcattttagttgcagtaacattggattataacattatatagctttcagatgtacatcgtgatatatttcaaattctgtgtagactgcatcatgttcaacacacaaaaatgaattatagtccaccccctcacatgtgaacctaatcaccccttttgccctgctccagcccctattcccctctgggaaccaccaatccaatctctgttgctaggTATTTGTTTgtcgttatttttatcttctgagtgagatcatacggtatttgactttctccctccgactaatttcactcagcataataccctcaaggaccacccatgttgtcacaaatggccggatttcatcatttcttatggctgagtagtattccattgtgtatacataccacatcttctttatccatttgtcccttgatgggcacctaggttgcttccatgtcttggctattgtgtattatgctgcaatgaacatagcagtgcatgtatctttatgccgttgtgctttcaagttctttggataaatacccagcagtgggatagttggatcatatggtagatctatgcttaatttttgcAAGAGGCAGAGGAAATTCCAGGCCTCAAATGCAAGGGAAATGCATGCATTTCCCACACCAAGGGCCCCCCAACCTGTGCAGGGCTGGCTGCATCCCCAGATCCCTCCCCACGTTCCCTGCTTCTGGAGGACTCTTCCCAGAGAATGAGGGCCATGAACAGCAGCCAAAGCCTGATCAAGTCAGCGGGGACTGAAGGACAGTCTGGCAGCAGAAAAGCCATGCTGGCttccaggagaggggctgggtgggTGATGGGAGGAAGCCTGGTCTCTAGGGAAAGTTGCTTCTCTTCTCCAAAGCAGGTATGTGGAAAGTAAGATGCCtcacaggccaggccagggccacATGGCACTGCTACCGCTCCGCACACTGTCACCACTGTGGCGGGGAGGGATGCTGGAGCTCATGCCGACAGAGACCCTGAGTGCCTGTGCACAAGGAAGGAGTGGAGGCACCAGGTTTTCTATGTCCCTGTGTGGCCAGGACAGCGGCACTGCTCAGGGATGTCAACGCTATAATGAAGTCTGTGCTATTTATCTGGCTACTCAGAAAGGGTTTTCaaagcaagaggaaagaggaaataggGTAGGAAGGCAGGCCCGGGCCAAGCAGCCTCCGTCACCTCCATGGAACCTCTCTGGAAGGGGTTTCATCGACAGcctttctttctacttcctgggcacagaaactGAGCAGGAACCCAATGAGAAGGAGGGTTCTGGCCTGGAATGGGGTGTATCAGCTCCCCATTGGTTTGATCTGAAACTCCCAGGCCATGGAGACAGAGGCCAGGTATGGGGTCTTGGGTTCTTGCCTTTACGGGGGCCCCAAAGGCTTTAGACTTCCCCCTCAGCTTCCTCTGGTGCACTAGAATGACTCTGGCATCAGGCTGAGGAAGGGAGGCTTTCTCAGAGATCAGCAGCTCTCCTCTGGAAAGGCCCCACCTCACCCCATGAGACTGACTCACAGCAGCGTGGCCCTGATGAAAGTTCACAGCTTCCAGAAACCAGCAGCCTCAAGGTGATGCTCTGAGGAGCAAGGGGCAAAGGAAAAGAGACTCTGCCTGGTTGGCTTCTGCTGGGGCTTGGGAGGGGTTGAGTGGAAGAGGCTGGGACCCCAGACCACCCGGGCTCTAACAGACCCTCAGGGAAGTGGGGGCTCTTCCCACCCTGTGATCACATGGCTCCTGCTACCAACAGAAAAGGTGAAGCTTGGCCAAGGCCAGCATTATTTGGGGGAGGGGACGTCACAGGGGAGGGAACGGCTAGGGAGCAGGAGCACCATCAAATTCCCTGGTCTGGGCCGAGCGTGTCTTCTGCACTTGCAGTTGCCTTATTTGGAGGCAGGAGGTCTGCTACGGCACTATTTCCAAGGTATTACTATGGAAACGCAGCGTAACCCTGAACGCTGTTATTCTGCCTGGGAGTTTTTTCTCTCAAACCAGCCAGCTTTGGGGGATTTGCATGTGTGTCTGCTGTTCCCCTGCAGGAAGCTGTTCAGTCTCCAGGAACAACTCCCATTTGATTTTGCCAGGGACACTACCTTCCAGAGGATGCTAGCCTAGGACTCCTTGGGGAGGGTAGACAGAGGGCAGACAATGACCATCAGCTGAGAGCAGGCCCAGAGCTGCACTCTACTAGTAGGAGGGTTtgtgcagcagcccagggcaggcaAATCCAGGGGAGACCCGGGGGGCATAGAGGAGAAGGGGGACCCAGTTCCACCCAGGCTGATCTCTGCCACTCAGTGAAGGAGAGAGCACCAGGAAGGACTGCTGAACCCTGGGGGTAGCCATGTTCTGCTATGCCTGGAcctctgccaggctctgggccttGCAAGATGCCCAAGGGACCCCCAATCTCCACTCTGCTCGTTCTCAGGGTTACTGCGAGGCTCGATCAGGCAAGAACACTTGGTAACAGTGAAGCCTGAGTGCAGAGGAAAGgaataacatttactgagcacccacacTGGGCCCAAGACCTCCTTTCAAGCTCACAAATAATCCTATAACCGGATCAAAACAAGCCCATTTTGCAAATCAGTTCACTGAGGCTCAGAACCTTTCCTGGTGCCCTGAGCCCCTGGACACTggctggggaagagaaggaagaggagaggggtcTTTGGGGAAGGACTGGACCTGGTGGGACCACCCCAGCCACCTCCCACTCTGGTCACATGGGAGTCAGAGCAGGGGCACAAAAATCAAGACCAGCAccaattttttccatttatggtCAAGGCCCCAGAGCAAGAGTGGGGTCCCCGAATTGCCCTTCACTTGGCTCCCCTTTCTCAGCCTGCTCTCTGCAAGAGCATCTCTGTGTAGAAAGTGGAACCGAGCTGAGTCCTTCCTTGGACTGTGGCGCATGAGGAGTGTGTGCAGCCAGCAACCCCTCCTGGCATGCTCTTtgcctcccagcagctggaagGACAGCCAGGAGAAGAGACACACGCTCTGCTACTGGTTCTCAGCACCTGCCCCCTGGCTGGAAGcctcctggggcagccccagACCACACAAGCAGGCCACCCTGTCCCTGTAGTGGGTCCTGCCCTGTGGCTTGAAGAGGAGCATGCAGATTGTAGCCCACAGACCACTGGAAGGATGGAGACAACGTGCAGGGCTGGTGACCACCTCAGCCCTGACCtgactccttccctcacccctaaTTTTAGGCTGGGTCCTGAAGCCCTTGAATCTTCTGGGGTACCCTCGCTTTGCCCCAGCTCCTCATCTCTGAAACCACAAAGTGGACACCAACTGGCAAACCCACTGCCTACCTGTGGCGTGGGTGGCTTgactttctgcttcttcttctggTTCTGTTTGTTGGTCCTGGGATAGAACATGAGCATCTCCAGCcacctggggagagaagagaggaccgAATCAGACCCCTGCTCTCAGGAACTAGGACCATTTCTTTTTGGGTGGTCCAGGCACCAGGCTCAACACTTCCGGACTGGAGGCACCCACCCAGTGGCCAGGCCTTTGGACACCCAAGCAGGGCAGAGCACTGCCCAGATTAGAGCCTGCCACTGCTGGGGCAGGAAGTGCCAGCAGCACAGCCTAGGACAAGCACTGTGCCAGGGTGGAAATGTTCACTCTCTTGATTGTGCTGATGTTTTCAAAGGGGTATAAATTGTCAAAAGGTATCAAATTATGCATTTCAAATATGGACCCTTTATTATATGTCCAGTCCGTATTAATTAGAAGagctataaataaaacaaataaggtgTTGGCttgacttctggcttctggtcCATGATGTTAGGAGCCTGGAAGTCTCCACTCCATCCCCAAACACTAAacagctgaacaaactgaaaaggctCCAGCTGTTCTTAGGTTCATAAGAGCAGTGAGGTCATAGGGCAAATTGCCGCCCCCAGATTGGGGAGACTCACAGGTGAACGCAGAGAATCACAACTGAGCCCCCGAGGGGACCAGTGCTGGGGCAGGGAAGCCTAACCTGTAATGGACAatctgcaggaggcccagtgtggaCAAGTGTGGACCCTCAGAGAGTTAAAACTCCAGGAGGACCTGGTCACAGGGGCCcaaacttttgtgagttttgcctCCAGCAGCTGGACCTGCTTCTTACAGTGAATgtctgagaaaaaatattgtgcttctcacagaggaaagaaaaaatgaacaattttgaaatatgctagagcattctgttcttaaaaaGTCTGCTCtaaggagaaactattttactaGAACCTGACGTGCTAAGGTTTGACCAGGGACACACCTACCTGTGGGGACTCCAGCCCACTTCAGCCATCCCGCCCTGCCTACGTGGAGGACGCAGAGCACACGTGACGTTCTCTAAGCACATGGATGTGATCTCTTCTGATGCCTCTGGGAAGGAATTGGGTCCAAAGTtaccagaaatgaaaggagaacgaacatttattgagtatccactAAACGTCAAGTAGTTTATTAAAATGTCACCCCATCAGATCCTCTCAACGCTGcatttataaacactgtacatcTTTTTCAGAGAATACATTTAGTgagatattaattctttcaacgTCAAACAattctagttttcatttcttcGAAATTATCTAATTTTGAAGTTTGATATTTCATGTACTACTCCTTCAGTTATATACTCTAAGCATTTTGTGATCACCAGAAAttgcccagttttttttttttattgtggtaagaacccTTACCCTATGGTCGGCCCACTTAACCAAGTCATAAGTGCACACTGCAGTACCGGGAACTCTGGGCACAGAGCTGTGAGCAgctctctagaacttactcatcttgcacgACTGAAACTTTGTGCCTGTCGGACAGcagctccctctttcctcttcccccagctcctggcaatcaccattctcctctgtttctgtgagtttgacatttttttcttcttttttggtttgggggggtatttttccagttttaatagGGCATCACTGCCAAATAAACGTGTTATCTCTTTACAATGACATGATTTGATACATTGCAAAAGGATTCCCCTCATCAGGATAAATAATACATCCGTCACCACAcaggtttctcttttcttctctttctttttcttgggagCATATTTAAGTTCTCTCTTCGCAAATTTCAATGACACAATGCAGTGTTGTCAACTATAGTGAGTTGAACCGTTTCAGATAGCTcgcataagtggaatcacacaatatttgtccttctgtgactggcttatttcactcagcacaatccAGCGATCCCACTTTGGGGTATATATCCACCAGAATTGacatcagaatctcaaagagacatctgcattCTTGTGTTGACTGCAGCCttgttcacaagagccaagatatggaaacagcttagtgtccatcgacagatgaatagataacgATAATGCcaagaaatattactcagcctgaAAAGAGAAGGGTATTTTGCATATGCAACAACATAAAGACATTTATTTGACAAGCGACTGCAGACTTCTGTTTGGGCCAAATGGTGTGAGCCCCAtgcagcctctctctctcagatgACAAATGAaactctggccagagaacaaataaTTGCCATCTGATTTTCTAAATTCAACAAGTGAACAACTCCC
This genomic interval carries:
- the LOC138924616 gene encoding myosin phosphatase Rho-interacting protein-like, coding for MKASEEITSMCLENVTCALRPPRRQGGMAEVGWSPHRWLEMLMFYPRTNKQNQKKKQKVKPPTPQTVLCDLPLPGGVTPCMLITILGTVKCNANRLA